One Eleginops maclovinus isolate JMC-PN-2008 ecotype Puerto Natales chromosome 22, JC_Emac_rtc_rv5, whole genome shotgun sequence DNA segment encodes these proteins:
- the ccnj gene encoding cyclin-J, producing MELEDQWWEGQLAADIYQALRYKELKLPSFKGQSPQLNLRRYFADLIAIVSNRFRLCPAARHLAVYLLDLFMDRYDVTVQQLHMVSLSCLLLASKFEEREDRVPKLETLNSLGCMSSMNLVLTKQGLLHMELLLLETFQWNLYLPTAAHFIEYYLSMAVHEGDLHDGWPMTSLEKTQLYMAKYTDYFLEVSLQDHQFLCFSPSLVSAACVATSRLILHLSPTWPPRLVRLTGYTWDNLVPCAEKLLIAHDSDVKDANKQKCQHPGPQQQQQQQQQGKAVYHGSGQTANLAQYLHRPSVQYPLQAQPPGLAPSNRPASYLNHSAAGLQASNASTQAITAASQDPKSGFPNRAYQVSMHYACAAPCFDR from the exons ATGGAGCTGGAGGACCAATGGTGGGAAGGACAGCTGGCTGCAGATATATACCAGGCGCTGCGGTACAAA GAGCTCAAGTTGCCTTCCTTCAAAGGTCAGTCTCCTCAGCTCAACTTGAGGCGGTACTTTGCAGACCTTATAGCCATCGTCAGCAACCGCTTCAGGCTGTGTCCTGCAGCCCGACACCTGGCTGTCTACCTGCTGGACCTCTTCATGGACCGCTATGATGTCACGGTGCAGCAGCTTCACATGGTCTCACTCTCATGTCTTCTTTTGGCCA GTAAATTTGAGGAAAGGGAGGACCGGGTGCCTAAGCTGGAGACCCTCAACAGCCTGGGCTGCATGAGCTCAATGAACCTGGTGCTGACCAAGCAGGGTTTGCTTCACATGGAGCTGCTCCTGCTGGAAACCTTTCAGTGGAACCTGTACCTCCCCACAGCCGCTCATTTCATAGAGTACTACCTGTCTATGGCTGTCCACGAGGGAGACCTCCATGATGGCTGGCCGATGACGAGCTTGGAGAAGACCCAACTATACATGGCCAAGTATACTGATTACTTCCTGGAGGTTTCCTTGCAGG ATCatcagtttttgtgtttctccccctccctgGTGTCTGCTGCATGTGTGGCTACCTCCCGCCTCATCCTCCACCTGTCCCCCACTTGGCCCCCCCGACTGGTGCGCCTCACAGGCTACACCTGGGACAACCTTGTCCCGTGTGCCGAGAAACTACTCAT TGCTCATGACAGTGACGTTAAAGACGCCAACAAGCAGAAGTGCCAGCATCCCGgcccgcagcagcagcagcagcagcagcagcagggcaaGGCGGTGTACCACGGTTCAGGCCAGACAGCCAACCTGGCCCAGTACCTGCACCGGCCCAGCGTGCAGTACCCCCTGCAGGCTCAGCCACCGGGCCTGGCCCCCAGCAACAGGCCTGCTTCCTACCTCAACCACTCTGCTGCCGGCCTGCAGGCCTCCAACGCCAGCACCCAGGCCATCACTGCTGCCTCACAGGATCCAAAGTCTGGCTTCCCCAACAGGGCTTACCAAGTCAGCATGCACTACGCCTGTGCTGCTCCTTGCTTCGACAGATGA